The following proteins come from a genomic window of Theileria equi strain WA chromosome 2 map unlocalized gcontig_1105316255037, whole genome shotgun sequence:
- a CDS encoding ribosome biogenesis protein nop10, putative (encoded by transcript BEWA_037890A), with translation MYLKYYLDSDCKRVYTMKNKGPNGEFCVTAHPARFSPEDKYSKHRIALKKRFGLFMS, from the exons ATGTACCTCAAATATTACCTAGACTCTGATTGCAAGCGTGTATATACCATGAAG AACAAGGGGCCAAATGGTGAATTTTGTGTTACGGCACACCCTGCTAGATTTTCACCTGAAGATAAGTATTCTAAACATAGAATTGCCTTGAAAAAACGGTTTGGCTTATTCATGTCCTAA
- a CDS encoding conserved hypothetical protein (encoded by transcript BEWA_037900A), with translation MGGDGGSIPSRVDLVRTSGYKFTRNIGGMGYLPNTQSRVTNEHLTSNKIKELRWSICALSQEPLSIPIVACKLGLLYNKKSVIEYILSKKPKSSFEHIKGLKDVKDVKFIISKDNGRFICPILRSEFSGSNRGVFIRKCGCCISEKAFKQFLKDSNTEENGCPNCGSIFRYNKALSQDQPQNTILDSDIVLLVPDLNEESLLRANLLSQSKASKS, from the exons ATGGGAGGGGATGGTGGAAGTATACCAAGTCGCGTTGATTTGGTGCGTACTTCTGGCTATAAATTTACCAGGAACATCGGTGGTATGGGCTATTTGCCAAACACACAGAGTAGAGTCACAAATGAACACTTGACTAGTAATAAGATTAAAGAACTCAGATGGTCAATTTGTGCGTTATCTCAG GAACCACTGTCAATACCTATTGTAGCCTGTAAACTAGGACTCTTGTATAATAAGAAGTCCGTTATAGAgtatattttatcaaaaaaACCCAAATCATCGTTTGAGCATATAAAAGGTCTAAAGGATGTAAAGGATGTCAAATTCATT ATATCTAAGGACAACGGCAGGTTTATTTGTCCGATTTTACGCAGCGAATTTTCCGGTTCTAATCGTGGTGTATTTATACGGAAGTGTGGATGTTGTATATCTGAAAAGGCTTTTAAGCAATTTCTCAAAGATTCAAACACAGAG GAGAATGGTTGTCCGAATTGTGGCAGTATTTTTAGATATAACAAGGCCTTAAGCCAAGATCAACCTCAAAATACAATTCTTGATTCTGATATTGTTCTACTTGTACCGGATTTGAATGAAGAGAGTTTATTGAGGGCGAACCTTTTATCGCAGTCCAAAGCCTCTAAGTCATAA
- a CDS encoding conserved hypothetical protein (encoded by transcript BEWA_037880A) — protein sequence MPYYEDSSWSLDFGDTAVESNNIYDKEGSISTMSSISNDTRPVNEHSLGSDGLYNSIYDYHTTKMDDQTPLLHGYALSDNKDSMEHYLGIISRLNNDIEEFSKLIQTLALFKYYIRNRKSTTNISELHKRFNGVSANCCARIKDIQEQLAKLNHDNHYVMVHREALRFSYSDLRARFNLQDASVKKIKTLIDTYHSVIKEYTASAKRTLHQAETLNTASKATENASNIISEIDTRAKDIMAIEKNARDLSELYSELNMIIKKRGDNISSLEHQILLSAEQIEKGKEDISLALKERTNINGLYFMCVLVAVGTCFLIIPSHIRSIVFGD from the exons ATGCCATATTACGAGGATTCTTCCTGGTCACTAGATTTTGGCGATACAGCCGTAGAATCTAACAATATTTATGACAAGGAAGGAAGTATATCCACAATGTCCTCTATTTCAAATGACACTCGGCCCGTGAATGAGCATTCTTTGGGCTCAGATGGATTGTATAATTCCATTTACGATTATCATACTACCAAGATGGACGATCAGACACCATTACTACATGGATACGCCCTATCAGAT AACAAAGACAGTATGGAACATTATCTAGGCATCATCTCTAGGTTAAATAACGACATTGAGGAATTCTCAAAGCTTATCCAGACTCTTGCACTATTTAAATACTATATTAGAAATCGTAAAAGTACGACAAACATCAGTGAGCTGCACAAACGATTTAATGGTGTTTCTGCGAATTGCTGTGCACGCATTAAAGACATACAAGAACAACTAGCAAAGCTTAATCACGACAATCATTATGTAATGGTTCACCGTGAAGCGTTGCGATTTAGTTACTCTGACTTGAGGGCAAGGTTCAATTTACAAGATGCTTCtgtaaagaagataaagacACTGATAGACACGTATCACTCAGTAATTAAGGAATACACTGCTAGTGCGAAGAGGACACTTCACCAAGCTGAAACTTTGAATACAGCTTCTAAAGCTACGGAAAAT GCAAGCAACATAATAAGCGAGATCGACACAAGGGCCAAGGACATTATGGCAATTGAGAAGAATGCTAGAGACCTCAGTGAACTGTACTCAGAGTTGAATATGATTATCAAAAAGAGAGGTGATAATATAAGCAGTTTGGAACACCAAATTTTATTGTCCGCTGAACAAATCG AAAAGGGGAAAGAAGATATATCTTTGGCGCTAAAGGAAAGAACCAACATAAACGGACTCTATTTCATGTGTGTTCTGGTTGCAGTAGGCACATGTTTCTTGATAATCCCATCACACATACGCTCAATAGTCTTTGgagattaa
- a CDS encoding protein kinase domain containing protein (encoded by transcript BEWA_037830A) → MNDHIDDHVLAKFKILQKLGKGAYGIVWKAVDLRTNEVIALKKIFDAFRNSTDAQRTYREIMFLQSLKKCQNIVELKEVLPANNNRDVYLVFEYMETDLHAVIRSNILEDVHKRYILYQIIKAIHYIHSGELLHRDLKPSNILLSSKCHVKLADFGLARSVAHDEETDSAPVMTDYVATRWYRAPEILVGSTKYTKGVDMWAIGCIFAEMLINRPLFPGSSTINQLSKVVAFTGIPSSDDLDALGSPFAKMMVYSINNITRKPLHEYFPMVTQEALDLLTKLLQFNPKKRISTIDALNHPYLSQFHKSNKHLPILYKAITIPICDNIRYDLTNYRRLIYKFIDENKNESSHGRNNDDSNNDSTPTFGYKNVPVNGFNSVPTGTSGSTKDEGSTANKTHKNFIRNRFVDWVGRNIIHRDSKLPNKGILNGPTFDKNGRFVSICSNSSMEDEHSVNRTEKPYNKEPIHLHPPRLEYGRVIPGNYHVSQREGSCYNKDTSVDNPLNGKGTKQVARLRPINEISRWPSVVNRRHHYNMDQRFDKQMTFGSSSIPMQNTLQPTSSIHDTHCKFVTKPGEAHAGNHSPMLNIFYY, encoded by the coding sequence atgaatgaTCATATTGACGACCATGTTCTGgcaaaatttaaaattctccaaaagCTCGGTAAAGGAGCTTACGGTATAGTATGGAAAGCCGTAGATTTACGGACAAATGAAGTGATTGCATTGAAGAAGATTTTTGACGCATTTAGGAATTCCACAGATGCACAAAGAACATACAGAGAAATAATGTTTTTACAATCATTAAAAAAGTGCCAAAATATTGTTGAATTAAAAGAGGTTCTTCCAGCAAATAATAATCGCGATGTTTATTTGGTTTTTGAATACATGGAAACCGATTTACATGCTGTAATAAGGTCAAATATCTTAGAGGATGTACACAAGAGATATATTTTGTACCAGATTATAAAGGCTATCCATTATATTCACTCAGGTGAATTGCTTCATCGTGATTTGAAGCCATCAAACATTCTTTTAAGTTCAAAATGTCATGTTAAGTTGGCGGATTTTGGACTTGCTAGAAGTGTAGCCCATGATGAAGAAACAGATTCTGCACCAGTTATGACAGATTACGTAGCAACAAGATGGTACAGAGCTCCAGAAATTTTGGTGGGTAGcacaaaatatacaaagGGAGTTGATATGTGGGCTATTGGATGTATATTTGCTGAGATGTTGATTAATAGACCGCTATTCCCTGGATCTTCAACTATAAACCAACTTTCTAAGGTGGTTGCATTTACGGGAATCCCATCAAGTGATGATTTAGATGCTTTAGGGTCAccttttgcaaaaatgatGGTATATTCAATCAACAATATTACAAGAAAACCTCTGCATGAATATTTCCCCATGGTTACCCAAGAAGCGTTGGATTTGTTGACTAAGTTGCTACAATTTAATCCAAAAAAACGCATTTCAACTATAGACGCATTAaatcatccatatttatcACAATTCCACAAGTCTAACAAACATTTGCCAATATTATATAAGGCTATTACTATACCCATCTGTGATAATATCAGGTATGATCTTACAAATTACAGGCGTttgatttataaatttatcgATGAAAACAAGAATGAAAGTTCACACGGAAGGAATAATGATGATTCTAATAATGATTCTACACCTACatttggatataaaaatgtaCCAGTAAACGGTTTTAACTCTGTACCTACAGGCACTTCTGGTAGCACAAAGGATGAAGGATCTACTGCTAACAAAACACACAAGAACTTTATAAGGAATAGATTCGTGGATTGGGTCGGTAGGAATATAATCCATCGCGATAGTAAACTTCCAAACAAAGGTATATTAAATGGACCCacttttgataaaaatggtcGCTTCGTTAGCATATGCAGCAATAGCAGTATGGAAGATGAACATAGCGTAAATCGCACTGAGAAGCCTTATAACAAGGAGCCGATACATCTACATCCTCCAAGATTGGAGTATGGCAGAGTTATTCCAGGAAACTATCATGTTTCCCAGCGGGAAGGAAGTTGTTATAATAAAGATACCAGTGTTGACAACCCATTAAATGGGAAAGGCACGAAGCAAGTTGCTAGACTAAGACCCATAAACGAAATTTCTCGTTGGCCAAGCGTTGTTAATCGTAGACATCATTATAACATGGACCAAAGATTTGACAAACAAATGACATTTGGATCATCATCAATACCGATGCAAAATACTTTGCAACCGACGAGTAGTATTCACGATACAcattgcaaatttgtaacAAAGCCAGGTGAGGCACACGCAGGAAACCACAGTCCGATGCTCAATATtttctactactaa
- a CDS encoding succinyl-CoA synthetase beta chain, putative (encoded by transcript BEWA_037840A), with amino-acid sequence MVGMTRGSLRFFNYSSSFQNNIAFHKNFSKDGNQNLFHITKRFLNVTEYHGMNILKRHGVKVPLNMLAKSSEEAEEISRKILDSSDSKKLIIKAQVLAGGRGKGTFLNTSFSGVEVATSPSEVKTFAKGMIGNVLKTKQTTSGGILCNEVLVAEKLDLVKERYLAFMLDRQSGGILAIATKHGGGNVEEIAEKDPSAVLKWPICPLTGITADDIDKIVKHLDFSSKLDAQAKEIVSNLFKAFVKSDALLLEINPIAETSDEKILACDSKVTVDDNAKYRQTEIFEKSPANLTHEEAEADKVGLNYISLDGNVACIVNGAGLAMATLDLIQYHGGAPANFLDVGGNSTGAMLSKALDIVNNDPNAKVLLVNIVGGIVHCDKFATSFIEASKRLEKQLPVVIRLQGTRADIAKRLLNESNIPHLFCLDFDSAAKSAVEIAKSA; translated from the coding sequence ATGGTTGGTATGACTAGGGGTAGCTTAAGATTTTTTAATTACTCCTCCTCTTTTCAGAACAATATCGCCTTTCATAaaaatttttcaaaggaTGGCAACCAGAACCTATTTCATATAACAAAAAGGTTTTTGAATGTTACAGAATATCATGGTATGAACATACTAAAGAGGCATGGTGTCAAGGTCCCACTGAATATGCTAGCTAAGTCCTCTGAGGAGGCAGAGGAGATTTCCCGCAAAATTCTCGATTCTTCTGATTCTAAAAAGTTAATCATTAAGGCCCAGGTGCTAGCTGGTGGTAGGGGGAAAggaacatttttaaatacatCCTTCAGCGGTGTAGAGGTTGCAACCTCACCAAGCGAGGTGAAGACTTTTGCAAAGGGCATGATTGGAAACGTGCTGAAAACTAAGCAGACCACTTCTGGTGGAATATTGTGTAACGAGGTCCTCGTTGCAGAGAAATTAGACTTGGTAAAAGAGCGCTATTTAGCTTTTATGTTAGATCGTCAGTCTGGTGGTATCCTAGCCATCGCTACAAAGCACGGTGGAGGCAATGTCGAGGAAATAGCGGAGAAGGACCCAAGTGCAGTATTAAAGTGGCCCATATGTCCATTGACTGGAATAACTGCTGATGACATTGACAAGATTGTGAAGCATTTGGACTTTTCCAGCAAGTTGGATGCACAGGCTAAGGAGATCGTTTCTAACTTATTCAAGGCTTTTGTGAAATCTGATGCCTTGCTGTTGGAGATAAATCCCATAGCTGAGACCAGTGATGAGAAGATATTAGCTTGCGATTCCAAGGTGACCGTTGATGACAATGCAAAGTATAGACAAACTGAGATTTTTGAGAAATCCCCGGCAAATCTCACTCATGAAGAGGCTGAGGCTGATAAAGTTGGATTAAACTACATTTCTTTGGATGGAAACGTTGCTTGTATAGTTAATGGTGCTGGGTTGGCCATGGCTACATTGGATTTAATTCAATATCATGGAGGTGCTCCCGCTAACTTTTTGGATGTTGGTGGAAATTCAACTGGTGCAATGCTTTCTAAGGCTCTTGATATTGTTAACAATGATCCAAATGCCAAGGTTTTGTTGGTAAATATTGTCGGAGGAATTGTTCATTGTGATAAATTTGCCACATCTTTTATTGAGGCAAGCAAACGCTTGGAGAAGCAGCTTCCTGTAGTCATACGTTTGCAGGGTACTAGAGCTGATATTGCTAAAAGGCTTCTCAACGAATCTAATATACCACACTTGTTTTGCTTAGATTTTGATTCTGCAGCTAAATCCGCTGTTGAAATTGCGAAATCTGCATAA
- a CDS encoding conserved hypothetical protein (encoded by transcript BEWA_037870A) gives MSNVEIAYNHLLNWVVARGELPNDYAIKLLNLEKYCKSYFSGNNSIPSSIESIFVDIENEYTEWYDPISKAFEILKETDEGKKTNLLGQYTYEPMYNISKILKNFHRHNLHIVSYHQLLHKYATYYAPHLRKSIARVNSEVADCKFKETESARKLKNMTSELENKLKRFDIELSDYPFKEENQSLLYFKLQDKIKSNAIKFIKESYNTSSSLIKSLYPSLIDIVSAFVAFQRTSDVYSVEDSTKYFKFASEHGLESFALASSLNKSIEKLSTESDAATRNHSTTSDGITILNESYGNSLGNNVGISEEDYNFIFKTFLGSSLCRKLLLSDLYEMKIFLLVRADELKRSYSLPNYNLISDLDDTKKKLSLSECELYISKLTETIQLLTSKEMINMQNIIKSQQKLTDAVQHEMVLWTQCMNELAKQSAFQYKIKSLDTSLSLIKQELETVKNNAISIKHKLEKVVSTVSGTNVMIFGEIDNL, from the exons ATGTCAAACGTAGAAATTGCTTATAACCATCTACTTAACTGGGTGGTTGCCAGAGGGGAACTTCCAAATGACTACGCCATTAAACTATTGA ATCTGGAAAAATACTGTAAGAGCTACTTTTCAGGCAATAATTCGATCCCTTCGTCTATTGAATCAATCTTTGTGGACATAGAGAATGAGTATACCGAATGGTATGATCCTATCAGCAAAGCTTTCgaaattttaaaggag ACTGATGAGGGTAAAAAGACAAACTTACTAGGGCAATACACATACGAACCAATGTACAATATAAGcaaaattttgaagaaCTTCCATCGCCATAATTTACATATTGTTTCATATCATCAGCTGTTGCATAAATATGCAACATATTATGCTCCTCATTTGCGAAAATCAATTGCAAGAGTCAACAGTGAG GTTGCCGACTGCAAATTTAAGGAAACAGAATCAGCACGTAAATTGAAGAATATGACATCTGAATTGGAAAATAAACTAAAGAGATTTGATATTGAACTGTCTGACTATCCATTTAAGGAAGAAAATCAGTCTTTGTTGTATTTTAAATTACAAGACAAAATTAAATCCAATGCCATAAAATTTATTAAGGAATCGTACAATACTAGCAGTTCGCTGATAAAATCATTATATCCTTCCTTGATCGATATAGTAAGTGCCTTCGTCGCTTTTCAGAGAACCTCCGATGTCTACTCCGTCgaagattctacaaaatattttaaatttgcaTCAGAACATGGATTGGAATCATTCGCCTTGGCCTCTTCACTCAATAAGTCCATAGAAAAGCTTTCGACTGAATCTG ATGCAGCCACTCGGAATCATTCCACAACTTCAGATGGCataacaattttaaatgaaaGCTATGGTAATAGTTTAGGCAATAATGTTGGAATTAGTGAAGAAGACTACaacttcatcttcaaaacatttttgggGAGTTCATTGTGCCGTAAATTGCTTCTGAGCGACTTGTAtgagatgaaaatattcttgTTGGTAAGAGCAGATGAGTTGAAACGATCATACTCTTTACCTAATTACAATTTAATATCCGACTTGGATGATACAAAAAAAAAACTATCATTGTCTGAG TGCGAATTGTACATATCAAAACTAACCGAAACAATTCAATTACTCACCAGCAAagaaatgataaatatgCAAAACATTATTAAAAGTCAACAAAAACTTACAGA TGCTGTGCAGCATGAAATGGTACTGTGGACGCAATGTATGAATGAACTCGCGAAGCAATCTGCATTTCAATACAAAATAAAGTCATTAGATACATCG CTTTCACTCATAAAACAGGAGCTCGAAACTGTAAAAAATAACGCCATAAGTATAAAACATAAACTCGAAAAGGTCGTATCTACTGTTTCTGGGACTAATGTAATGATATTTGGCGAGATCGATAATCTCTAA
- a CDS encoding conserved hypothetical protein (encoded by transcript BEWA_037850A), with product MLSIMYDNEPKPSIASIHNKLSDFENVILNERIRQKQEEDGKFQAIHEKLSRLNEQLKSETQERLSSRQQLQQITENTANNMLNELQNRLNKRVHTVAEKLEVLITKCASLESSVSDMDQKLTKSYDIQMIENDINELSRNIYTDIAIKQDKDSSLTDKLSYLEHSIKSKVHDYMLIGTEGTKDIQNELDNFKEILENESQIFDEHVAEELENIKQALKVTSKARMESDNNIVQVTKSMIYNTFSGHRSDDVNSTEK from the exons ATGTTGTCAATCATGTATGATAATGAGCCTAAGCCCTCGATAGCCAGTATTCACAATAAACTTAGtgattttgaaaatgtaatACTGAATGAAAGGATTCGGCAGAAgcaagaagaagatggaaaatttCAG GCTATTCATGAAAAACTATCAAGACTAAATGAGCAACTCAAATCAGAAACACAAGAACGCTTGAGTTCAAGGCAACAACTTCAGCAAATAACAGAAAATACCGCAAATAACATGTTAAACGAATTGCAGAATAGATTGAACAAACGCGTTCACACGGTTGCC GAGAAACTAGAGGTTCTTATAACAAAATGTGCCTCATTAGAATCCTCTGTAAGCGACATGGATCAAAAACTAACGAAATCA TATGATATTCAAATGATAGAAAACGATATTAATGAACTTAGCCGCAATATTTACACAGATATTGCCATAAAACAAGACAAAGATTCGTCTCTGACAGACAAACTATCCTACTTGGAACACTCAATCAAATCCAAG GTCCATGACTACATGCTTATCGGAACAGAGGGAACCAAAGACATCCAAAATGAACTAGACAATTTTAAGGA AATTCTGGAAAATGAAAGTCAGATATTCGATGAACACGTAGCAGAGGAGCTCGAAAATATTAAACAAGCTCTGAAGGTCACAAGCAAGGCGCGGATGGAATCTGACAATAACATCGTTCAGGTTACTAAAAGTATGATTTATAACACATTCTCAGGCCATAGATCAGATGATGTCAATTCTACCGAAAAGTAA
- a CDS encoding 60S ribosomal protein L14, putative (encoded by transcript BEWA_037860A) has product MYKPIKQHFQINMPLFTKFVEPGRLCLITYGPEAGKLCFVVDIVNASRILVDGGNVTGVERQQIPKTWLKLTDVKIDLQRGSKTGTLHKAATAQDALGLFQKTALGKKLHLAEKKKSLTDFERFKLSFAKKERRALVKA; this is encoded by the exons ATGTATAAACCAATAAAACAGCATTTTCAGATTAATATGCCACTATTTACAAAGTTCGTTGAGCCAGGCCGCCTATGTTTGATCACATATGGCCCAGAAGCTGGAAAG CTTTGCTTTGTCGTCGATATTGTGAATGCTTCCAGAATTTTGGTTGATGGTGGAAACGTCACCGGCGTTGAGAGACAGCAAATTCCAAAGACATGGCTCAAGTTGACCGATGTCAAGATTGATCTTCAGAGAGGCTCAAAAACCGGCACCTTACATAAGGCTGCCACTGCACAAGATGCTCTTGGCCTTTTCCAGAAGACAGCTTTGGGCAAGAAGTTGCATTTAGCcgagaagaagaagagtCTCACTGACTTTGAGCGCTTCAAGTTGTCCTTTGCCAAGAAGGAAAGGAGAGCACTAGTCAAGGCCTAA